AGCACTACTGGTCGCTGTCCGTGGAGGAGCAGTTCTACCTGGTCTGGCCGCTGCTGCTGGTGCTGCTGGTGAAGGTCCGGGCACGCCGGGCCCAGCTCGTCGGCGTCGCGGTGGTCAGCGCGGCCTCGCTCGCCTTCTCCATCCACTACACCCAGGTCGAGCCCACCCAGGCGTACTTCGTCACCCCGGTCCGGGTGTGGGAGTTCGGGTTGGGCGCGCTGGTCGCCCTCGCCGCCGTGCGACTGCCCGCGCGCCTGGCGGAGGCGGCCTCGTTCGCCGGGCTGTCGATGATCGTGTGGTCGGCGTTCGCCTACGGCCACGGCACGCCCTTCCCCGGCTGGCACGCACTGGTCCCCACCGTGGGCACCGCGCTCGTCATCGCCTCGGAGGGCAGGCGGTGGCACACGCCGGTCACCGCGGCCGCGCCCGTCCAGTTCCTCGGCGGCATCAGCTACTCGCTGTACCTGTGGCACTGGCCGCTGATCGTGGTCGCGCCGTTCGTGTTCGGCGTCCCGAGCGGGAAGCTCGGCACGCCGCACCTGCTCGGCGTGCTCGCCGTCGCCGTCGTGCTGTCCTGGCTATCCAAGCGGTTCGTCGAGGACCGGGGCATCACGCTGACCCGCCGCACCGGCGTGACGTTCGCCGGCATGGTCGCCGGCCTGCTCGTCGTCTCGGTGGCCGCCTACGGCCTGAACTGGACCTACGCACGGCACGTCGCCCAGGCCGAACGCGACATCGAGGCAGACGGCGGCGGCCTGTGCCACGGCGCGCGGGCCATGGTGCCCACCAACGGCTGCCCCGACCCGCTCGGCCCGGCCCGGGTCGTGGACATGGGCCCGGCCAACCAGTACTTCGGCGAACCTCCCGGCTGCACCGCCCCCGAGCGGCACCGCGTGCGCCAGGAGGACGTCAAGGTGTGCGACTACAGCGGGGGAGCGACCGACCCGAAGGTGGTGTGGCTGGTCGGCGACTCGCACGCCCAGCAGTGGCAGCCGCCGGTCGCCGACCTCGCCCGCCGGCACGGCTGGGTCCTCAAGTACGCCTACCTCGGCGGCTGCCCGATGGCCGACGTCGCGTTCACCGCCTACCACGACCCGGTCACCGAGGAGCGCAAGCGGAACTGCCTCGACTGGTCCGCGCGCACGGCGGACACCATCACCGGGGACGCGCCGGACCTGGTGCTCACGTCGTTCTTCGCGCGGCGCGAGTACGTGGACGACGGCAGCCGCCGGTCGGCGACCGAGCAGTACCGCGACGGCCTGGAGCCGCGCTGGCGGAAGTGGACCGACGCGGGCGCGCGCGTCGTCGTGCTCGGCGACCCGCCGTT
This region of Saccharothrix longispora genomic DNA includes:
- a CDS encoding acyltransferase family protein codes for the protein MSTVVDERAAPPSEDARRGFRTDIQALRAVAVLAVVVNHLWPHALTGGYVGVDVFFVISGYLITSHLDREITATGRVRLGRFYARRVRRLLPAAFLVLAVSLVAAWFLLPYPRWRANATEAFAAATYWENWLLAAKSVDYSAANAAASLVQHYWSLSVEEQFYLVWPLLLVLLVKVRARRAQLVGVAVVSAASLAFSIHYTQVEPTQAYFVTPVRVWEFGLGALVALAAVRLPARLAEAASFAGLSMIVWSAFAYGHGTPFPGWHALVPTVGTALVIASEGRRWHTPVTAAAPVQFLGGISYSLYLWHWPLIVVAPFVFGVPSGKLGTPHLLGVLAVAVVLSWLSKRFVEDRGITLTRRTGVTFAGMVAGLLVVSVAAYGLNWTYARHVAQAERDIEADGGGLCHGARAMVPTNGCPDPLGPARVVDMGPANQYFGEPPGCTAPERHRVRQEDVKVCDYSGGATDPKVVWLVGDSHAQQWQPPVADLARRHGWVLKYAYLGGCPMADVAFTAYHDPVTEERKRNCLDWSARTADTITGDAPDLVLTSFFARREYVDDGSRRSATEQYRDGLEPRWRKWTDAGARVVVLGDPPFNGEARDPDCVSLNPTTPGDCAVDRATAHPEDPLAEVARTSANPAVSLVDLTDYFCDDRKCHAVIGGVAVYYDTDHLNREFSRSLTPVLDEAIGLR